A part of Jiangella alba genomic DNA contains:
- a CDS encoding nuclear transport factor 2 family protein, whose translation MPAAGVRSVADQYVALMRAGRLYALDALMSPDLVRVAPMETGGEPVERRGMAEVVENADRLLADVEIHAVDVDGPFLATGRFAVRFRFDQTHTPTGARTSTTKLSLYTVADGRIVREEVFYYDAPQAVQ comes from the coding sequence CTGCCCGCGGCCGGCGTCCGGTCGGTCGCGGACCAGTACGTCGCGCTCATGCGGGCCGGCCGCCTGTACGCGCTGGACGCTCTGATGAGCCCCGATCTCGTGCGGGTCGCGCCGATGGAGACCGGTGGCGAACCGGTCGAACGGCGCGGCATGGCGGAGGTCGTCGAGAACGCCGACCGGCTGCTCGCCGACGTCGAGATCCATGCCGTCGACGTCGACGGGCCGTTCCTGGCCACCGGCCGGTTCGCCGTCCGCTTCCGGTTCGACCAGACGCACACCCCGACCGGCGCCCGGACCAGCACCACGAAGCTGTCGCTCTACACCGTCGCCGACGGCCGGATCGTCCGCGAGGAGGTCTTCTACTACGACGCCCCGCAGGCGGTTCAGTAG